A window of Auraticoccus monumenti contains these coding sequences:
- a CDS encoding ANTAR domain-containing protein, whose product MESSTRAQQWSEWADRLVAADPEDVPAEVLALAGSLAPGAGVSLRLFPDRVHATAAEALELERLQQQTQEGPGLVVGPTQGTVEVVDLHTDARWPSLARASRRLPARALRCFAVTLGGDHLGTLTVWSTEPRALDRDVERDGVALATVTAIVLLLRRREKQLEQAVDSRDVMGQAKGILMERLGVTAEVAFQLLTRVSQRSNTKLVVVAQELATTGHVSAPGVVLDRDHVVPPGRATDGAPQADGVSS is encoded by the coding sequence ATGGAGAGCAGCACGCGCGCGCAGCAGTGGTCGGAGTGGGCCGACCGGCTCGTGGCGGCCGACCCCGAGGACGTCCCGGCGGAGGTGCTCGCCCTCGCGGGGTCCCTGGCCCCGGGTGCCGGGGTCAGCCTGCGGCTCTTCCCCGACCGGGTGCACGCCACCGCCGCCGAGGCGCTGGAGCTCGAGCGGCTGCAGCAGCAGACGCAGGAGGGACCCGGCCTGGTCGTCGGTCCGACGCAGGGCACCGTGGAGGTCGTCGACCTGCACACCGACGCACGCTGGCCTTCCCTGGCCCGGGCCTCGCGGCGGCTCCCGGCGCGGGCGCTGCGGTGCTTCGCCGTCACCCTCGGCGGGGACCACCTGGGCACCCTGACCGTGTGGTCGACCGAGCCCCGGGCGCTCGACCGCGACGTGGAGCGGGACGGGGTGGCGCTGGCCACGGTCACCGCGATCGTGCTGCTGCTGCGGCGGCGGGAGAAGCAGCTGGAGCAGGCGGTGGACAGCCGTGACGTGATGGGTCAGGCCAAGGGCATCCTGATGGAGCGACTGGGGGTGACGGCGGAGGTCGCCTTCCAGCTGCTCACCCGGGTGTCGCAGCGCAGCAACACCAAGCTGGTGGTGGTGGCCCAGGAGCTCGCGACCACCGGGCACGTGAGCGCCCCCGGGGTCGTGCTGGACCGGGACCACGTCGTACCGCCGGGGAGGGCGACCGACGGGGCGCCCCAGGCTGACGGTGTAAGTTCTTGA
- a CDS encoding AraC family transcriptional regulator, with the protein MSTIVDLPVVTTSHAENGTEPFSTEHPGDALRHLAGALATRVRGNCSGGALQFRHERLTVGRVRLDEVVTNATSEVSLDPLGRLVVCTLTRGRLTTQVDGRSETFSAGDVFVLSQPDEAVVVKVQAPALTMVLIDPAAVRSTDGRGPVRLHGLHPVSVEAARSWTETVAAVGSLLRAHGRTGAAARILPACEQVLAAAALSTFPNSWTAGTPDVPAPDGGPDTLREALDFIDRTSGDPVGVEEVARAVGVTQRALQYTFRRHLDTTPTAYLRRVRLQRAHDELVRADPRDGTTVAAVAARWGFHHPGQFAALYRAEFGQRPSATLHG; encoded by the coding sequence ATGTCAACGATCGTCGACCTGCCCGTGGTCACCACCTCGCACGCCGAGAACGGCACCGAACCCTTCAGCACCGAGCACCCTGGCGACGCCCTGCGCCACCTCGCGGGCGCTCTGGCCACCAGGGTGCGGGGCAACTGCAGCGGCGGTGCCCTCCAGTTCCGCCACGAGCGCCTCACCGTCGGCCGGGTCCGCCTGGACGAGGTGGTGACCAACGCCACCAGCGAGGTCTCGCTGGACCCCCTGGGCCGGCTGGTGGTCTGCACCCTCACCCGGGGACGTCTGACCACCCAGGTCGACGGCCGCTCGGAGACGTTCTCCGCCGGCGACGTCTTCGTCCTCTCCCAGCCCGACGAGGCCGTGGTGGTCAAGGTCCAGGCCCCGGCGCTGACCATGGTGCTGATCGACCCGGCCGCGGTGCGGAGCACCGACGGCCGGGGGCCGGTGCGCCTGCACGGGCTGCACCCCGTCTCCGTCGAGGCGGCGCGCTCCTGGACCGAGACCGTGGCCGCCGTCGGCTCCCTGCTGCGGGCCCACGGACGCACGGGGGCCGCGGCCCGGATCCTCCCGGCCTGCGAGCAGGTGCTCGCCGCTGCGGCCCTCAGCACCTTCCCCAACTCCTGGACCGCCGGCACGCCGGACGTCCCGGCGCCCGACGGCGGGCCGGACACCCTGCGCGAGGCGCTGGACTTCATCGACCGGACGTCGGGCGACCCGGTGGGCGTCGAGGAGGTGGCGAGGGCGGTCGGGGTCACCCAGCGCGCCCTGCAGTACACCTTCCGCCGCCACCTCGACACCACACCGACCGCCTACCTGCGCCGGGTCCGGCTGCAGCGGGCGCACGACGAGCTGGTGCGCGCCGATCCCCGGGACGGCACCACGGTGGCCGCGGTGGCCGCGCGGTGGGGGTTCCACCACCCTGGTCAGTTCGCCGCGCTCTACCGGGCGGAGTTCGGCCAGCGACCGAGCGCGACGCTGCACGGCTGA